A genomic region of Zea mays cultivar B73 chromosome 6, Zm-B73-REFERENCE-NAM-5.0, whole genome shotgun sequence contains the following coding sequences:
- the LOC100285979 gene encoding polyadenylate-binding protein 2, with protein sequence MEDEEHEVYGQEIPVDGEDVDMAAGDDATKLQELDDMKRRLKEMEEEAAALREMQAKVAKEMQGVDPNATTSENKEEMDSRSVFIGNVDYACTPEEVQQHFNSCGTVNRVTILTDKFGQPKGFAYVEFVEVEAVQEAIKLNESELHGRQLKVAPKRTNVPGMKQPRGRGFNPYHGHPYMRPYGYSPYGYGRFPRFRRPRRPYF encoded by the exons ATGGAGGACGAGGAGCACGAGGTGTACGGCCAGGAGATTCCCGTTGACGGCGAGGACGTCGACATGGCTGCCGGCGACGATGCCACCAAG CTGCAGGAACTTGACGATATGAAGCGCCGGCTCAAGGAAATGGAGGAGGAGGCCGCCGcgctccgcgagatgcaggccaaggttGCCAAGGAGATGCAAG GTGTAGATCCCAATGCAACCACATCTGAAAACAAAGAGGAGATGGATTCTCGGTCAGTATTCATTGGAAAT GTTGACTATGCGTGCACTCCAGAAGAAGTGCAGCAGCACTTCAATTCTTGTGGAACTGTCAACAGAGTTACAATCCTGACTGACAAGTTTGGGCAACCAAAAGGTTTTGCTTACGTGGAATTTGTGGAAGTTGAAGCTGTTCAGGAAGCTATCAAGTTGAACGAGTCAGAGTTGCACGGTCGCCAACTCAAG GTGGCACCGAAGAGGACTAACGTTCCTGGGATGAAGCAACCCCGCGGTCGAGGTTTCAATCCGTACCATGGCCACCCCTACATGAGGCCGTATGGTTATAGTCCTTATGGTTATGG GAGATTCCCCAGATTCCGCCGCCCGCGAAGACCTTATTTTTGA